The Microbacterium sp. SORGH_AS_0862 genome has a segment encoding these proteins:
- the yidD gene encoding membrane protein insertion efficiency factor YidD: protein MPGAEGVVSTSTLPMASVGEATMPEHGWLRAIPLLPRNIMLGLLHGYRATISHTYGDVCKYYPSCSAYAVGAVQQHGAVKGAALTAARIARCHPWAEGGIDDPPGHTHFSHALTRHGFVVPLRKD, encoded by the coding sequence ATGCCTGGCGCGGAGGGCGTCGTGAGCACCTCGACGCTGCCGATGGCGTCGGTCGGCGAGGCGACGATGCCTGAGCACGGCTGGCTCCGCGCGATTCCGCTGCTGCCGCGGAACATCATGCTCGGTCTTCTCCATGGTTACCGTGCGACGATCTCGCATACGTACGGCGATGTCTGCAAGTACTACCCGTCCTGCTCCGCCTATGCGGTGGGGGCGGTTCAGCAGCACGGTGCGGTGAAGGGCGCGGCGCTGACCGCGGCTCGAATCGCTCGGTGCCACCCCTGGGCCGAGGGCGGGATCGATGATCCGCCTGGCCACACGCACTTCTCCCACGCACTGACCCGGCACGGATTCGTCGTGCCACTGAGAAAGGACTGA
- the yidC gene encoding membrane protein insertase YidC, producing the protein MDLVLATATQSSGGFDLIGTILWPLKWVVEMVLVAWHAIWTFLGLPGDSGLAWVLSIVGLVIVVRAALIPLFVKQIKSQRKMMEIAPELRKVQEKYRGKRDQLSREAMSRETMALYKKHGTTPISGCLPLLVQMPIFFSLYSVLNDVAKHAAAGIGGVGFLDANLTSEFYNANLFGASLHDTLVGAWGRPDGTVTVIILLVLVVLMIASQFFTQLQIISKNLSPEAKTGQAYQMQRIMLYILPLAFVFSGIFFPLGVVVYWFISNIWTMVQQFLVIRNLPTPGSEAAKAREERLARRGKAIDSSGKVVPIEKYQAEQQRLLEEAERKRAAAPKRQQPVGKQRAKKQSGKQPPAAKSGASDSEPSS; encoded by the coding sequence GTGGATCTGGTACTTGCGACCGCGACGCAATCATCGGGCGGCTTCGACCTGATCGGGACGATCCTGTGGCCGCTCAAGTGGGTCGTCGAGATGGTGCTCGTCGCCTGGCACGCGATCTGGACGTTCCTCGGTCTGCCCGGCGATTCGGGTCTCGCCTGGGTCCTCTCGATCGTCGGCCTCGTGATCGTCGTGCGTGCGGCTCTCATCCCGCTCTTCGTCAAGCAGATCAAGAGCCAGCGCAAGATGATGGAGATCGCTCCGGAGCTGCGCAAGGTGCAGGAGAAGTACCGGGGCAAGCGCGACCAGCTCTCACGCGAGGCCATGAGCCGCGAGACCATGGCGCTGTACAAAAAGCACGGCACCACGCCGATCTCGGGATGTCTGCCGCTTCTCGTGCAGATGCCGATCTTCTTCTCTCTGTACAGCGTGCTGAACGACGTCGCGAAGCACGCGGCGGCCGGGATCGGTGGTGTCGGGTTCCTCGATGCGAACCTGACGTCCGAGTTCTACAACGCCAACCTCTTCGGTGCGTCTCTTCACGACACCCTCGTCGGCGCCTGGGGTCGGCCGGACGGCACGGTCACTGTCATCATCCTGCTCGTCCTCGTCGTCCTGATGATCGCATCGCAGTTCTTCACGCAGCTGCAGATCATCTCGAAGAACCTCTCCCCCGAGGCCAAGACCGGCCAGGCGTACCAGATGCAGCGCATCATGCTCTACATCCTGCCGCTGGCGTTCGTCTTCTCCGGCATCTTCTTCCCGCTCGGCGTCGTGGTGTACTGGTTCATCAGCAACATCTGGACGATGGTGCAGCAGTTCCTCGTCATCCGGAACCTGCCGACCCCGGGGTCCGAGGCCGCCAAGGCCCGCGAAGAGCGTCTTGCCCGCCGTGGCAAGGCCATCGACAGCAGCGGCAAGGTCGTCCCGATCGAGAAGTACCAGGCCGAGCAGCAGCGTCTGCTCGAGGAGGCCGAGCGCAAGCGCGCCGCTGCCCCGAAGCGCCAGCAGCCCGTGGGTAAGCAGCGCGCCAAGAAGCAGTCCGGCAAGCAGCCGCCCGCCGCCAAGAGTGGCGCCTCCGACTCCGAACCCTCCAGCTGA
- a CDS encoding R3H domain-containing nucleic acid-binding protein codes for MTSELSPTTTDTVEQLEQEGDVAADFLEGLLDIADIGGDLALDVRNDRAYVSIESDGDDSLRVFSDPDTVSALQDLTRLAVQNRTGRFSRLILDVSGSRDARRRELEALVDRAASRLEDGASQASLPAMSSYERKVVHDIAAERGLVSESYGEGSQRHTVLRRA; via the coding sequence ATGACCTCTGAACTCTCCCCCACCACGACCGACACCGTCGAGCAGCTCGAGCAGGAAGGCGATGTCGCCGCCGATTTCCTCGAGGGACTCCTCGACATCGCCGACATCGGCGGCGATCTCGCGCTGGATGTCCGCAACGATCGTGCGTACGTGTCGATCGAGTCGGATGGTGACGACTCGCTTCGTGTGTTTTCCGACCCTGACACGGTCAGTGCGCTGCAGGACCTGACCCGTCTCGCCGTGCAGAACCGTACCGGTCGGTTTTCCCGCCTCATCCTCGACGTCAGTGGGTCGCGCGACGCGCGTCGCCGGGAGCTCGAGGCCTTGGTCGACCGTGCCGCCTCACGTCTGGAAGACGGCGCGTCACAGGCGTCACTCCCGGCGATGTCGAGCTATGAGCGCAAGGTCGTCCACGACATCGCGGCCGAGCGCGGGCTCGTCTCCGAGTCCTACGGTGAGGGCTCTCAGCGCCACACTGTGCTCCGTCGCGCGTGA
- the rnpA gene encoding ribonuclease P protein component, with protein MRCSGPHTVTYVVASGDDRAARFGFIVSKKVGTAVVRNRLRRRLKAICASALPTVVRGADVVVRVLPGGADASFAELDAEVKRCLARRAS; from the coding sequence GTGCGATGTTCCGGTCCCCACACCGTGACGTACGTGGTGGCATCCGGTGACGATCGCGCCGCTCGGTTCGGATTCATCGTGAGCAAGAAGGTCGGCACGGCGGTCGTTCGCAATCGTCTCCGCCGGCGGCTCAAAGCAATCTGCGCGTCCGCGCTCCCGACTGTGGTCAGGGGCGCGGACGTTGTCGTGCGCGTGCTGCCTGGCGGAGCGGATGCCTCGTTCGCCGAGCTCGACGCCGAAGTGAAGCGATGCCTGGCGCGGAGGGCGTCGTGA
- the rsmG gene encoding 16S rRNA (guanine(527)-N(7))-methyltransferase RsmG, which translates to MEELEPEPDAASAIFGDGIDRARAFTHNLAKEGELRGLIGPLELPRLWTRHILNSAVMAPLVPVGLIGDVGSGAGLPGIVGAIARPDVRWVLIEPMERRTQWLQEQVDELALENVEVFRGRSQDWTRGAVLDAVTARAVSALRTLLPITAPLVRDGGELVLLKGAAADAEIEKAAKQARTHRVVDLRVEVVGEGLLDVPTRVVRGRVQRS; encoded by the coding sequence ATGGAAGAACTCGAGCCGGAACCGGATGCGGCGTCCGCGATCTTCGGAGACGGGATCGATCGCGCCCGCGCCTTCACGCACAATCTCGCCAAGGAAGGTGAGTTGCGCGGACTGATCGGTCCGTTGGAGCTGCCACGGCTGTGGACACGCCACATCCTGAACAGCGCGGTCATGGCGCCGCTCGTTCCGGTCGGTCTCATCGGTGACGTCGGTTCCGGTGCGGGTCTCCCGGGTATCGTCGGGGCGATCGCACGCCCCGACGTCCGGTGGGTGCTCATCGAGCCGATGGAGCGACGCACCCAGTGGCTGCAGGAGCAGGTGGACGAACTCGCGCTGGAGAACGTGGAGGTCTTCCGTGGTCGGTCGCAGGACTGGACCCGGGGCGCCGTCCTCGATGCCGTGACCGCGCGCGCGGTGAGTGCGCTGCGCACGCTTCTTCCGATCACTGCACCCCTCGTGCGCGATGGCGGTGAGCTCGTCCTCCTCAAGGGTGCCGCTGCAGACGCGGAGATCGAGAAGGCCGCCAAGCAGGCTCGCACTCACCGGGTCGTCGATCTGCGCGTCGAGGTCGTGGGGGAGGGCCTTCTGGACGTTCCGACTCGGGTCGTCCGGGGGCGGGTGCAGAGATCCTGA
- the rpmH gene encoding 50S ribosomal protein L34, with the protein MSKRTFQPNNRRRAKKHGFRARMRTRAGRAILSARRAKGRTELSA; encoded by the coding sequence ATGAGCAAGCGTACGTTCCAGCCCAACAACCGCCGTCGCGCCAAGAAGCACGGCTTCCGCGCTCGCATGCGCACCCGCGCCGGCCGCGCCATCCTTTCGGCACGCCGCGCCAAGGGCCGCACCGAGCTCTCGGCCTGA